TTCATCAACTTCAATCATCTCATAAACCACAGAAAAGAAAATGGCTTACCACACTCGCTCTAACAGCTTTCCCTCAGGGCCACACCCCATCATTCAAGAGGTTGATGAACATTTGTGCAGATTGAGGTCTTCAGAAGCCACATCCACATCTTCATCATCAATAAGACACCAACTAAGTGGTCTCAAGGATTTGCATGATTGTGTTGATAGGTTGGTTCAATTACCACTCACCCAACAATCCTTGTCACAAGAGAAGAATCAGAAATGGACTAGTGAGCTATTAGATGGATCTCTTAGGCTCTTGGATGTTTGTGGCATTGCCAAGGATTCTCTATTGCAAACCAAAGAGTACATTCAAGACCTTCAATCGATCATTCGAAGAAGGGGTGGAGAAGAATCTGGTGTCCTCACAAGTGAGGTTAGGAAATACTTAACCTCAAGGAAGATGATGAAGAAGACAATCCAAAAGGCTTTGGTGAATCTGAAGGCAAACCGATCCACTTTCTCTTCACTCGACAACAACCAAGAGACTATCGCTGTTGCTAGCAAGCTGAGAGATATTGAAGCAGTCACTCTCACAGTGCTCCAATCAGTCCTCTCCTTCATCTCTGGGCCAAAGTCGAAGCCTAGCAGCTGGTCTTTGGTTTCCAAGGTGGTGCAGTCCAAAAGAATAGCTTGTGAAGAAGCAAAAGTAAATGAATTTGCAGAGGTGGATGCTGCATTTAAGTCAATCAAGAATGCAAATGCACAGAACCAGCTTAGCAATCTGGAGTCATGCATTCAAGACCAATTAGAAGGACTCCAGTGTCTATTTAGGCAACTGATTAAAACTAGAGTCTCCCTTCTCAATATTCTCAACCACTAAATTTTAGCTTTCTTGATCAATTCTGTACATGAAAAACATCCACAAGTATACTAAATGATATATTCTTTTACCTGAATTATCAGTACTACTATTTCTCCCTTCAAAAGCATTCATTTTCTCAAGGACCGATCATGGTTTCTGTCTTTCTGAAATCGAAGTTACATCCTATGGATGTTGTCTATCAATGGGAAAATTAGTACCCTACTGTCCATTCACAAGTTAAATTGTATAAATCAACTGAAATTCTCAACGAAAAGTCAATTATGAGAGGTAAATACCCAGATCTCATATGGGA
The window above is part of the Fragaria vesca subsp. vesca linkage group LG2, FraVesHawaii_1.0, whole genome shotgun sequence genome. Proteins encoded here:
- the LOC101305433 gene encoding uncharacterized protein LOC101305433, translated to MAYHTRSNSFPSGPHPIIQEVDEHLCRLRSSEATSTSSSSIRHQLSGLKDLHDCVDRLVQLPLTQQSLSQEKNQKWTSELLDGSLRLLDVCGIAKDSLLQTKEYIQDLQSIIRRRGGEESGVLTSEVRKYLTSRKMMKKTIQKALVNLKANRSTFSSLDNNQETIAVASKLRDIEAVTLTVLQSVLSFISGPKSKPSSWSLVSKVVQSKRIACEEAKVNEFAEVDAAFKSIKNANAQNQLSNLESCIQDQLEGLQCLFRQLIKTRVSLLNILNH